One Rhododendron vialii isolate Sample 1 chromosome 2a, ASM3025357v1 genomic region harbors:
- the LOC131317649 gene encoding putative pectinesterase/pectinesterase inhibitor 28 has translation MEKKNKTKTPIIAVCCILLVAMAATVGVLVWKNSKGEVGSTASGGQVSTSSKAVQQLCQPTDYKETCVNALSGPAGNTSDPKQLIQLAFNVTVKHLGEAIRNSSFLKQAQTDKNPRIQDALENCRELLEFSINDLHKSFDAFGSLDVTRLNDYVTDLKTWLSGAITYQQTCLEGFENTTGDTGEQMKKYLKLSGELTSNGLAIITELSKALSSYNVHSPTGSRKLLSDEISGGFPTWLSAGRRELLQASLAAVKPNVVVAQDGSGKYKTINEALKDIPLKGNNSTFVIYVKAGVYKENVNITKSMDNLYLIGDGPTKTTITGSRSYVGGYNTYKTATFSVDGDHFMAKDIGFENSAGGEKHQAVALRVSSDRAVIYNCQIDAYQDTLYAHVHRQFYRDCTISGTVDFIFGNAAVVFQNCKMVIRKPLDNQSCMVTAQGRTDKRGTTGIVLQNCTITAAPEYIAVQSQFKSYLGRPWKNFSRTVVMQSQINSVIDPAGWAEWMGNVNLDTLWYAEVDNRGPGAVQTNRVKWPGIKKIATKDAEMFTAAKFIGGDSWIPATGVPYAAGMMNV, from the exons AtggagaagaagaataagacCAAAACCCCGATCATCGCCGTTTGCTGCATCTTGTTGGTGGCAATGGCAGCCACGGTGGGTGTATTAGTCTGGAAGAACAGCAAGGGCGAAGTGGGATCTACGGCCAGCGGTGGCCAGGTCTCCACCTCGTCAAAGGCCGTGCAACAACTTTGCCAACCCACGGATTACAAGGAAACTTGTGTGAATGCCCTCTCCGGCCCGGCCGGAAACACCTCCGACCCCAAACAGCTTATCCAGTTGGCTTTCAATGTCACCGTGAAACATCTTGGTGAAGCCATCAGGAATTCTAGCTTCCTTAAACAG GCACAGACTGACAAGAACCCAAGAATCCAAGACGCCCTGGAAAACTGCCGGGAGTTGCTGGAATTCTCCATCAACGACCTCCATAAGTCCTTCGACGCGTTTGGATCCTTGGACGTCACGAGACTCAACGACTACGTGACCGACCTCAAAACCTGGCTCTCCGGTGCCATCACCTACCAACAAACCTGCCTTGAAGGCTTCGAAAACACCACCGGCGACACCGGCGAGCAGATGAAGAAGTACCTAAAACTCTCCGGCGAGCTCACCAGCAATGGCCTCGCCATCATCACCGAGCTCTCAAAAGCCCTCTCGTCCTACAATGTCCATAGCCCCACCGGGAGCCGGAAACTCCTGTCGGATGAAATCTCCGGCGGGTTCCCGACGTGGTTGAGTGCTGGACGGCGGGAGCTGCTTCAGGCGAGCTTGGCGGCAGTGAAGCCGAATGTGGTGGTGGCTCAAGATGGGTCTGGAAAATACAAGACTATAAATGAAGCATTAAAAGACATTCCTCTAAAGGGGAATAACAGTACATTTGTGATATACGTCAAGGCTGGTGTTTATAAGGAGAACGTGAATATCACAAAGTCTATGGACAATCTTTATTTGATCGGAGATGGACCCACAAAGACGACGATCACCGGAAGTAGGAGCTATGTTGGTGGATACAATACCTACAAGACTGCAACTTTTT CGGTTGATGGAGATCATTTCATGGCCAAGGACATTGGGTTTGAGAACAGCGCAGGAGGAGAGAAGCACCAGGCCGTGGCGCTCCGTGTATCGTCCGACCGGGCAGTCATTTACAACTGCCAAATCGACGCCTACCAAGACACCCTCTATGCCCACGTCCACCGGCAGTTCTACCGCGACTGCACCATCTCCGGCACTGTTGACTTCATCTTCGGCAACGCCGCCGTGGTCTTCCAGAACTGCAAGATGGTGATCAGGAAGCCACTCGACAACCAGAGCTGCATGGTCACTGCCCAGGGAAGAACCGACAAGCGTGGGACTACAG GAATCGTGCTCCAGAACTGCACCATCACAGCTGCACCAGAATACATCGCGGTCCAATCGCAATTCAAGTCGTACCTCGGACGGCCATGGAAAAATTTCTCAAGGACGGTGGTCATGCAGTCCCAAATCAACAGCGTGATCGACCCGGCCGGATGGGCCGAATGGATGGGCAATGTCAACCTCGACACGCTATGGTATGCCGAGGTCGACAACAGAGGGCCCGGTGCCGTTCAGACTAACAGGGTGAAGTGGCCTGGCATTAAGAAGATTGCTACCAAGGACGCCGAGATGTTCACCGCCGCCAAATTCATCGGCGGCGATTCTTGGATTCCGGCAACGGGAGTTCCGTATGCCGCCGGCATGATGaatgtttga
- the LOC131317648 gene encoding condensin-2 complex subunit H2 gives MNSNSSRGEASDSGGRFHAVQPLRDLESNWAVDLAKNLEGYLLKICSGEIDGDHDNPHFSVNFAEAALLLQGSIQVYSRKVEYLYSLVLHALEFVSQKRQTDQPEGVSDRSEETGSRAVPDEEDDHFWGLDDIPVEAKNSLDSATCKDAQPNNFVKPPANLVVLEGDCLDATGGGSELESYLLATNDLYRDFILLDPCDAIAVNNYLKDDKAGKWQNGFGRGSSLTSKSRRRFQSPISRSEGAHKSSAAKKQDANLNPSPPVDHGCEFNDHNIGDDHQAWNIPDNNIDGFEMDGGGSEPGDFDDSDDEDDPWKSLNPYEPGNLRVKPFKKVKSFKRQGINSTKRIPITTQFPVAKMHGTISAELSEVWEARRCASERQRESKSPSLYEKLRHSLVHGGRETFDAFCDPKDDNEDNEFDNGGLDFDPPDFDMPESRYEYEDVPLQPEKRDDGGVCFDNNEFFGNEGPSSQASLEDLCRSHLDALLASIAETEKQTELAARVSTWKQRIEKNLEEQDSRPPFDIHKYGDRVLEKLSVEADIANTMSFADVVRGQEKHDVARTFSALLQLVNNGNVDIQRDGTSNDFQCYTAVNPFHVKLLSHDKKHEEVQLRSSKKRAKSPTMKGCNKGERDKSQLSPKFPLKLGKVGSIRCTPEGKRRRRSRLVEPVDMHSAG, from the exons ATGAATAGCAACAGCAGCAGAGGAGAAGCCAGCGACAGCGGTGGGCGATTCCACGCGGTGCAACCTCTTCGTGACTTGGAATCCAACTGGGCCGTTGATCTCGCCAAGAACCTCGAAGGCTACCTCTTGAAGATTTGCTCCGGCGAAATCGACGGCGACCACGATAACCCCCACTTCTCCGTTAACTTTGCCGAGG CGGCTTTATTGCTTCAGGGTTCAATTCAGGTGTACAGTCGAAAGGTTGAATATCTTTACTCGCTGGTTTTACATGCTTTGGAGTTCGTTTCGCAGAAGAG GCAGACCGATCAACCAGAGGGCGTATCAGACCGATCAGAAGAAACTGGTTCTCGTGCAGTTCCtgatgaagaagatgatcaCTTTTGGGGTTTAGATGACATCCCAG TGGAAGCTAAGAATTCCCTGGATAGTGCCACATGCAAAGATGCTCAACCAAATAACTTCGTGAAGCCTCCTGCAAATTTAGTTGTGCTAGAAGGTGATTGCTTAGATGCAACTGGTGGTGGCAGTGAACTAGAGTCATATCTG TTAGCCACCAATGATCTTTACCGGGACTTCATTCTGTTAGACCCATGTGATGCGATAGCAGTTAACAATTATTTAAAGGATGACAAAGCTGGTAAATGGCAGAATGGTTTTGGCAGAGGTAGCTCTCTGACCTCTAAATCTCGAAGGAGGTTTCAGTCTCCTATTAGCCGATCCGAGGGAGCCCACAAGTCGTCAGCTGCAAAGAAACAGGATGCTAATCTCAATCCATCTCCTCCAGTTGATCATGGCTGCGAATTTAATGATCATAATATTGGGGATGATCATCAGGCCTGGAACATCCCTGATAACAACATTGATGGATTTGAAATGGATGGTGGAGGTTCAGAACCTGGGGACtttgatgattcagatgatGAAGATGATCCGTGGAAGTCGTTGAATCCCTATGAACCCGGGAATCTGAGAGTTAAACCTTTTAAAAAAG TGAAATCTTTCAAAAGGCAGGGGATTAATTCCACTAAACGGATACCCATAACAACACAGTTCCCTGTTGCAAAAATGCATGGTACCATTAGTGCAGAGCTATCTGAAGTATGGGAAGCACGGCGTTGTGCCTCGGAGAGACAACGAGAATCCAAATCACCCTCTTTATATGAAAAG tTGAGACATTCACTTGTTCATGGAGGGCGTGAAACTTTTGATGCATTTTGTGATCCGAAGGATGACAACGAAGACAATGAATTTGATAATGGGggccttgattttgatccacctGATTTTGACATGCCAGAAAGTCGATATGAGTATGAAGACGTACCTTTGCAACCTGAAAAG CGTGATGATGGAGGTGTTTGCTTTGACAATAACGAGTTTTTTGGAAATGAAGGCCCAAGTTCACAAGCCAGCCTAGAAGATCTTTGTCGATCTCACCTT GATGCTCTCCTTGCTAGCATAGCTGAAACGGAAAAACAGACTGAATTGGCTGCTCGTGTATCCACATGGAAGCAGAGAATTGAAAAGAACTTGGAAGAGCAA GATTCACGCCCACCATTTGATATTCACAAATATGGTGACAGAGTTTTGGAGAAGCTGTCAGTGGAAGCAGACATTGCAAATACCATGTCATTTGCTGATGTTGTTAGGGGCCAAGAAAAACACGATGTTGCTCGAACCTTTTCTGCTCTTCTGCAACTG GTGAACAATGGAAATGTCGACATACAGAGGGATGGCACTAGCAATGACTTCCAATGTTATACTGCTGTGAATCCGTTTCACGTGAAGCTCCTTAGCCATGACAAGAAACATGAAGAAGTGCAGCTCCGGTCATCAAAAAAGAGAGCTAAATCACCAACAATGAAAGGATGCAACAAAGGCGAAAGGGACAAGTCACAGTTGAGTCCCAAGTTCCCACTTAAACTAGGAAAGGTCGGCAGCATCAGGTGCACACCTGAAGGTAAGAGGAGACGAAGGTCTCGACTGGTTGAACCGGTGGACATGCATTCTGCAGGTTGA
- the LOC131317655 gene encoding RING-H2 finger protein ATL2, which yields MPNDPANGVGKADSMNDGFEPKGSYGLSGRIMLTAIVMLFAVVVLMVCLHIYARWYLHRARQLQLRRRRRRGSRTTLIFYSEEPNSAAASGGLDAALLGSLPVFLYSAQTHPHVVECAVCLSEFEENEKVRVLPKCNHGFHLDCIDMWFHSHSTCPLCRSPVEPVVEARDYVVSVGDIESGLPGTSSGFCDRCQGEEHSSSSRNRPNQQTHDVAQTPRLGDRRKGLELQRVTIEVPRRHEFGDGLRLSSPASQGLRSPVSAGFMSLKRILSFNAKGVPVSPGVGTSRGVATSELDVESGRDESTQGQSRVQTPR from the coding sequence atgCCTAATGACCCAGCTAACGGCGTCGGCAAAGCAGACTCAATGAACGATGGCTTTGAACCGAAGGGTAGCTACGGCCTAAGCGGTCGAATAATGCTAACCGCAATCGTGATGCTGTTCGCCGTGGTGGTCCTCATGGTCTGCCTCCACATCTACGCTCGCTGGTACCTCCACCGCGCGCGCCAGCTCCagctccgccgccgccgccgtcgcGGCAGCCGCACCACCCTGATCTTCTACTCCGAAGAGCCCAACTCCGCCGCCGCCTCGGGCGGCCTCGACGCCGCCCTCTTGGGATCCCTCCCCGTCTTCCTCTACTCGGCCCAAACCCACCCCCACGTGGTGGAATGCGCCGTGTGCTTATCGGAGTTCGAGGAGAACGAGAAAGTCCGTGTCTTGCCCAAATGCAATCACGGGTTTCATTTGGATTGTATCGACATGTGGTTTCACTCCCACTCCACATGCCCGCTGTGCCGGTCGCCGGTCGAACCGGTGGTTGAAGCGAGAGATTATGTCGTTTCGGTTGGTGATATAGAATCCGGTTTACCCGGTACGAGTTCTGGGTTTTGTGACAGGTGCCAAGGAGAGGAACACAGTTCGTCGTCGAGAAACCGgccaaaccaacaaacacacGACGTTGCGCAGACGCCACGGCTGGGCGACAGGAGGAAGGGGTTGGAGCTGCAAAGGGTGACGATCGAGGTGCCGAGGAGGCACGAGTTCGGGGACGGGTTGAGGCTGAGTTCACCCGCGAGTCAGGGGTTGAGATCGCCGGTGTCGGCTGGGTTCATGTCGTTGAAGAGAATACTCAGCTTCAACGCGAAAGGAGTGCCGGTTTCGCCGGGTGTGGGAACGAGTCGCGGGGTCGCGACGAGCGAGTTGGATGTGGAGAGCGGAAGGGACGAGTCGACTCAGGGGCAAAGCCGGGTTCAAACGCCGAGATAA
- the LOC131317657 gene encoding uncharacterized protein LOC131317657, whose translation MSTKSPIFPMPEPHHFSDYGFDPQIDYFQVLEEARKHKRETASRSIDALHFRLQKPISRDESHKRIKKTKKRWWRNALLFFRRKWVPCDADRDDGYGVHRCRGLRGSISGPVYVTESRSGSSTPYLTTSRPSSGPLAGTLTPARKGEVEIPYISLRELNMDSSHRISTVPIYLVT comes from the exons atgtcCACCAAGTCTCCCATATTCCCCATGCCTGAGCCTCACCACTTCAGTGACTACGGCTTCGACCCCCAAATCGATTATTTTCAG GTGCTAGAGGAGGCACGGAAGCACAAGAGGGAGACCGCATCAAGATCCATAGACGCTCTCCACTTCAGGCTCCAAAAGCCCATCTCCAGAGACGAATCCCACAAGAGGATCAAGAAGACCAAGAAGCGGTGGTGGAGGAACGCCCTCCTCTTCTTCCGGCGGAAGTGGGTCCCCTGCGACGCCGACCGCGACGACGGGTACGGGGTCCACCGCTGTCGCGGCCTTAGGGGATCCATATCCGGCCCAGTGTACGTAACGGAGAGCAGGAGCGGGTCCAGCACGCCGTACTTGACCACCAGCCGGCCGTCGTCGGGGCCTCTCGCCGGAACTTTGACCCCGGCGAGAAAGGGGGAGGTGGAGATACCGTATATTAGTCTCAGGGAGCTGAACATGGACTCGTCGCACAGGATCTCAACCGTGCCCATTTATTTGGTGACATAA